One window of the Manihot esculenta cultivar AM560-2 chromosome 14, M.esculenta_v8, whole genome shotgun sequence genome contains the following:
- the LOC110630800 gene encoding UDP-glucuronate 4-epimerase 3, with protein sequence MDKPLSVNRFRYHFSIARLVFWTCIFLGLILLFFFHSPHSSSSSSTSDSAPRRILADPDWESRVIKSGKPRSRAGGLRVLVTGAAGFVGTHVCATLRRRGDGVVGLDNFNAYYDPALKQARRSLLERADVFVVKGDINNPTLLSKLFELVQFTHVMHLAAQAGVRYAMKNPSSYVHSNIAGFVNLLEVCKSANPQPAIVWASSSSVYGLNTKVPFSEKDRTDKPSSLYAATKKAGEEIAHTYNHIYGLSITGLRFFTVYGPWGRPDMAYFFFTKDILKGKPITIFEGPDHFSVARDFTYIDDIVKGCLGALDTAKKSTGSGGVKKGPAQLRVFNLGNTSPVPVSKLVNILEKLLKVKAKKIVLPMPANGDVLFTHANISLAQRELGYKPTTDLQTGLKKFVRWYLNFYTRTGKTSNV encoded by the coding sequence ATGGACAAACCCTTATCCGTTAATCGCTTTCGTTACCATTTTTCCATCGCCAGACTTGTCTTCTGGACCTGCATTTTCCTTGGCcttatcctcctcttcttcttccactcccctcattcttcttcttcttcttcaacctcTGATTCTGCCCCTCGCCGGATTCTGGCCGATCCCGATTGGGAAAGCCGGGTGATCAAATCGGGAAAGCCCAGGTCTCGAGCTGGCGGCCTTAGAGTTCTTGTCACTGGGGCAGCTGGATTCGTTGGCACCCATGTCTGCGCTACATTGCGCCGCCGTGGGGACGGCGTTGTTGGCCTTGACAACTTTAATGCCTACTATGACCCTGCTTTGAAACAAGCCCGTCGCTCCCTTTTGGAACGGGCAGACGTGTTTGTTGTGAAAGGGGACATCAACAACCCTACTCTGTTAAGCAAGCTCTTTGAATTGGTTCAATTCACTCACGTAATGCACCTTGCAGCCCAAGCGGGGGTCCGTTACGCAATGAAAAACCCTTCATCATATGTTCACAGCAATATCGCTGGGTTTGTTAATCTACTAGAGGTCTGCAAGTCAGCGAATCCCCAGCCTGCAATTGTTTGGGCGTCTTCCAGCTCTGTCTATGGACTCAATACTAAAGTTCCCTTCTCTGAAAAAGATCGAACGGATAAGCCGTCGAGTCTATATGCTGCTACCAAGAAGGCTGGTGAGGAAATTGCACACACTTATAATCATATCTACGGTTTATCAATCACTGGTTTGCGATTCTTCACTGTTTATGGTCCCTGGGGGCGACCAGATATGGCttatttctttttcacaaagGATATATTGAAAGGAAAGCCAATAACGATTTTTGAGGGGCCTGATCATTTCTCAGTGGCAAGAGATTTTACCTACATTGATGATATAGTGAAGGGTTGCTTGGGTGCATTAGATACTGCAAAGAAAAGCACAGGGAGTGGTGGGGTTAAGAAGGGACCTGCCCAATTGAGAGTGTTTAACCTTGGAAACACTTCACCTGTGCCGGTTAGCAAGCTTGTGAATATATTGGAGAAGCTGTTGAAGGTTAAGGCCAAGAAAATTGTGCTGCCAATGCCTGCAAATGGTGATGTGTTGTTTACTCATGCGAATATCAGCTTGGCACAGAGGGAGCTTGGGTATAAGCCAACCACTGATTTGCAAACGGGATTGAAGAAATTTGTGCGGTGGTATCTGAATTTCTACACACGGACGGGGAAGACAAGTAATGTGTAA